Genomic segment of Harmonia axyridis chromosome 6, icHarAxyr1.1, whole genome shotgun sequence:
attttgaactcgtggaagaatatcaatgccttctgcacttgtattataaataactattataaaatTTGAGGGATTAATCAAAACACTTCTGTGTTTGTTTCTCGATCTGCATTGTTCCGCTGAATTTCATCTTGTAAAAAAAAGATCTAAAGGCATGCGTGTTTCAAGCAGAGGCTCTCAGGCTCAGAAATGACCATAAAAAAGGCCTTATATAATACAAAATCGAGGTTTACATTGAATTGGATTGAATTATACCTCAAGAGTAACTTACATCCAAGTCCAACTTGTGAGATGTCGTAAGAACCCAATTAATAGTACCATCTCCACCTGCCACTAGAATTCTCAATTGTTTGGGGGCCATCAAAACACACCACTGTAAAGCAGCTGCTGGTTTCCTTTCACTCAGATCTATTACTTGCACTggattcaaaaattttctgaacTCTGACAATACTATCGCACCATCATTATTACCTGCCTTCTTATTGGCTAAAACAACACATACAAATCGCTAACATAAATAATTTTGAGAAGCACTTTTTAAACGAATAAAATtagttgaagataataaaaaaatgggatttgtctattgtggaaaaatagaattttatactttttggcaattgaatgtttatttttaatgttcAACTGACCAATTACAATTAGAGGCTTCCAATTCTTCCAACCTGGATCTCTCACACCTCTTAAAAGTAAATGTTTTTGGATGGCACCTTTTCTCCTAGCTACTTGTACGCTCCACGGGGGAACAATATGGTTTTTGAATCGACCAAAGTCACATTCCTCCTCTAGCTGATTATTACAGTTTGTATGTACTGATCTCTGACACCAACAGCATTGATAGTCAACGAGACCAGGTTCCATTGAACAGTCCTCATTGCAGATGTAACATGTAGCACCCAAGGGCAAATTTCCTGCAATATACAATGTTTTCTATTCATTTTTTGAGTAAGCATTTGATGCATCAGTGAAGTATTGTAAagaggaaaaaattaaatattccgAAAGCTCAATTAACTAATTATTGTTTCAAGTTTTTATAACTCATGAAGTGGTTTAAAACAGATATTTTCTGTTAATATATGCAAGGCTaaaggtgaaaattttgaactgcACTTATatctaaaaataatataatttcaatctatttattcaatgaataagaACTGTGATTTTAAGTTCAAAACCAGTTTATCCTCTTTTTCGACCTATGAACATTATACTTTAAAAATGGCATGTAATAATACCATTAATTGAAGGCCAGCAGAGGATATAAACCTGTCCTAAATATACTAAAATTAGATTACAAGCATCATTATAccaaatttatcatttttcctTAATTGAATAGCTGCTGTCATGTTAATAGGATTTTCAATGCCTACCTTTAATCCAATGATGTGAGTGAGTTTCATTATTACTTGTGACAATTTTACATTGCAACTTCAAATTGGCTGTCTTTATACATTCTGAATCAGCACATACTCCACAGCAATCACAATATACTCCAATTCCATTCAGCAATAGAGATTCACAAATTGAACAATACCACGactaaaaagagaaaaattcaatatgtcAACAGTTAATGTTCTGATGATCAAATACTACTACTACATATATACTACTATATTACATTTTGTAGTAGTTAGGGCCTAGGCTCTCTTACCCTGGATGTTACCGTAACAGGTGTCCAACTATGATTTTTCACATAATCCCTTATCCGTACAGTACTTTCACCTCCTATCCATTTAAATAAATAGAAACTCAAAAAGCAGAGTACCACAGTACCTATTATAGTCAGAGTTCCAACAGGAGGAAATATTTCCCCGATTATAAACATTTTGGGATAGGAAACACTACTCAATATCTTACTAAAAATTGCCATTTTATTCCAACATGCCCGTCTAGAAAATTCACAAATACCAAATTCAGGAAAGACATGTTTCTAATTGGACCGGTGCAACTTTTCCGTTAAGAATGAATTAGCAGGAAAAAGCATCGTTTTTAAATAGTCACTGATTTTCCTTTCACCTACGTCGGTTGCCATTTTGACAGTAACGAAAACAATTCTTCGCAGAAAATAACATTGAATTCACAGAACagaattttgatatcattaaatATTTTCTGCCTTTTGGCGCTTCAGTTTCTGTCAAACTTTATCGCTTCTAATTAGAACTGGTAGTGAAACTAAAGAATttacgaattaaaaaaaaacgtttgGATTAAATTTGAGGTTTGATCAAACTCTGAATTAAAGTTTCAGAGCCGCATGATTTGTAATTTGCGGGGgcgtataaatattcatatatggtCACTGAAATCTTTGCCAAGTAATAGGTAAACATATCTAAAggtattcaagaaaaataaataattcgattatatatttttcttcaactaaAAGTAACATGGCTTTGCGTAAAAAAAGGCCCGATTtaaaacttcaagtttctgatgAAGCTCCGCCAATGTAagtgaaatgaatatgaataaatatttctttattcaaaattgattgaaatttttagaGTTCCTCCAGCAAATTTAGATACCAGAACCACTATAACTATAGGCGATAAAACATTTGATGTTGAAGCTGATGATTTAGAAAAAATCTGTGATTTAGGAAGAGGGGCTTATGGAATAGTGGAGAAAATGAGACATATCCCCAGTGGAACTATCATGGCAGTCAAGAGAATCACAGCAACTGTAAACAGTCAAGAACAGAAACGTTTACTTACAGATTTGGATGTCTCAATGAGAACCAGTGACTGTTTATACACTGTTCAATTTTTCGGAGCATTGTTCAGAGAAGGTGATGTTTGGATTTGTATGGAAGTCATGGATACTAGTTTAGATAAATTTTATGCAAAGGTTTATAAACATGGCAGAAGGATACCTGAAGATATGTTGGGTGAGTAAAATCAATAGTCGTGTTTTTGTATTTAGTATATCAATCCTTGTATGAATAGGTTTCAACGATATTATTATTTACAGGTAAAATAACATATGCTGTGGTTAGTGCTCTACATTATTTACATTCTCATTTAAAAGTAATCCACAGAGATGTGAAGCCTTCCAACATACTTATCAACAGACAAGGTGATGTTAAAATGTGTGATTTTGGTATAAGTGGATATTTGGTTGATTCAGT
This window contains:
- the LOC123682130 gene encoding diacylglycerol kinase epsilon — its product is MAIFSKILSSVSYPKMFIIGEIFPPVGTLTIIGTVVLCFLSFYLFKWIGGESTVRIRDYVKNHSWTPVTVTSRSWYCSICESLLLNGIGVYCDCCGVCADSECIKTANLKLQCKIVTSNNETHSHHWIKGNLPLGATCYICNEDCSMEPGLVDYQCCWCQRSVHTNCNNQLEEECDFGRFKNHIVPPWSVQVARRKGAIQKHLLLRGVRDPGWKNWKPLIVIANKKAGNNDGAIVLSEFRKFLNPVQVIDLSERKPAAALQWCVLMAPKQLRILVAGGDGTINWVLTTSHKLDLDPEPLLSIIPLGTGNDLSRVLGWGSQNASELDVDKLLRYIETATPSKLDRWKIEAMSHRHLGLRIPTNTLYMYNYFSIGVDAQVCLNFHRTRDSAYYLFGNRIFNKLLYLCFGTQQVVTSDCKNLEQRLDLYIDGKLVELPELESIVILNIPSWGAGVNLWNLSSVSSGYRHQSFKDGLLEVLGIFSSFHVAQLQMGLSSPVRLGQGKTVEVKLKKKAPVQVDGEPWEQNPSSIKVTFANHCPVLINHPD
- the LOC123682133 gene encoding dual specificity mitogen-activated protein kinase kinase 6, producing MALRKKRPDLKLQVSDEAPPIVPPANLDTRTTITIGDKTFDVEADDLEKICDLGRGAYGIVEKMRHIPSGTIMAVKRITATVNSQEQKRLLTDLDVSMRTSDCLYTVQFFGALFREGDVWICMEVMDTSLDKFYAKVYKHGRRIPEDMLGKITYAVVSALHYLHSHLKVIHRDVKPSNILINRQGDVKMCDFGISGYLVDSVAKTIDAGCKPYMAPERIDPQGDPSKYDIRSDVWSLGISLIELSTGQFPYPKWGTPFEQLKQVVKDDPPRLPSGEFSSDFEDFISKCLQKKYIDRWNYTQLLQHPFIVTHKNKNTNISNFISEVLDLPDNL